In the genome of Myxococcus stipitatus, one region contains:
- a CDS encoding ATP-binding cassette domain-containing protein: MAGKRRLLIPEVIQTSAMDCGPAALKALFDGFGVPVSYGRLREACQTDVDGTSVDVLEELAGKLGMDATQVVLPRDHVLLPETQALPAIMVVRLADSNLHFVVVWRRWGHLIQIMDPAMGRRWVTVSELMDRLYVHAIAVPADAFREWAGTQEFLAGMHLRLAALVGKASAERRVSEALADASWKSVACLDATTRMVQTLVDGGGVERGEAASRFLEQLLAEAHTALAEGRAEQVIPASYWTAVGGPADEEVTLRGVVCILARGIRQERAEDEPPLSADLQAALSEPPTRPLRELVGLMRRDGVLAPAFLAAVALAAAVGGFLEALLLRGIIDAGRYLTTQEQRLAGVVTLLMLMGVLVLLELPLAQGTLKLGRGLELRLRLAFLDKIPRLGDRYFRSRLVSDMAQRCHGIHQVRTVPSLAVSVLRATAELLVTALGLIWLAPGSTPFILLGGGLALAVPLLAQRSLLEADRRMRDFDGVLSRFYLDAMRGAVALRAHRAEMTLKRAHEEPLHEFVRAARTLLSRGIITDTLATLAATGGSVAIVLHAISRGIEPGAVLLLVYWALALATVGKQLADALRLYPAASSLTGRMMEPLLAPDEVGAGLEVVPDEPSPQAPAGVGFALRQVEVKAAGFTVLEGIDVTVRPGEHVAIVGPSGAGKSSLVGILLGWHRPSSGRVEVDGQPLEGQVLARLRRQTAWVEPEVTLWNKSLVENLAYGVETGDVLPRVGQALRAADLIEFLDKLPQGLQTRLGEGGSLLSGGQGQRVRLGRALLRPGVRLAIFDEPFRGLERDRRASLLERSRQELSGATLLCIMHDIEETMTFDRVLVIQGGKLVEDANPRELAARADSVYRSLLDEEARMRETLSGGGGWRRMVLEQGLLIERPATGGRSQGEAA; this comes from the coding sequence ATGGCGGGCAAGCGACGACTCCTCATCCCCGAGGTCATCCAGACGTCGGCCATGGACTGCGGTCCCGCGGCGCTGAAGGCGCTGTTCGATGGCTTCGGCGTCCCGGTCAGCTATGGCCGGCTGCGTGAGGCCTGTCAGACGGACGTCGACGGCACCTCGGTCGACGTGCTGGAGGAGCTGGCGGGAAAGCTGGGCATGGACGCCACGCAGGTCGTCCTGCCCCGGGACCACGTGCTCCTTCCGGAGACACAGGCGCTGCCCGCCATCATGGTGGTGCGCCTGGCCGACAGCAATCTGCACTTCGTCGTCGTGTGGCGGCGCTGGGGCCACCTGATTCAAATCATGGACCCGGCCATGGGGCGCCGCTGGGTGACGGTGTCGGAGCTGATGGACCGGCTCTACGTCCACGCCATCGCCGTCCCCGCCGACGCCTTCCGCGAATGGGCCGGCACCCAGGAGTTCCTCGCGGGCATGCACCTGCGGCTCGCCGCGCTCGTGGGAAAGGCGAGCGCGGAGCGGAGGGTCTCCGAAGCGCTGGCGGATGCGTCGTGGAAGAGCGTGGCGTGCCTGGATGCGACGACGCGGATGGTGCAGACGCTGGTGGACGGAGGCGGCGTGGAGCGAGGCGAGGCGGCCTCGCGCTTCCTGGAGCAGCTGCTGGCGGAGGCGCACACCGCGCTGGCGGAGGGGCGCGCGGAGCAGGTCATCCCCGCGTCCTACTGGACGGCCGTGGGAGGCCCGGCCGACGAGGAGGTCACCCTGCGCGGCGTCGTGTGCATCCTCGCCCGAGGCATCCGCCAGGAGCGCGCCGAGGACGAGCCCCCCCTCTCCGCGGACCTCCAGGCCGCGCTGAGCGAGCCGCCGACCCGGCCGCTGCGGGAGCTCGTGGGGCTGATGCGCCGCGACGGCGTGCTCGCGCCCGCTTTCCTCGCCGCCGTCGCGCTGGCGGCGGCCGTGGGCGGCTTCCTCGAGGCGCTGCTGCTGCGCGGCATCATCGACGCGGGGCGGTACCTCACCACGCAGGAGCAGCGGCTGGCGGGCGTCGTGACGCTGCTCATGTTGATGGGTGTGCTCGTCCTGCTGGAGCTGCCGCTCGCGCAGGGCACGCTGAAGCTGGGCCGAGGGCTGGAGCTGCGCTTGCGGCTGGCCTTCCTCGACAAGATTCCGCGCTTGGGAGACCGCTACTTCCGCAGCCGGCTGGTCTCCGACATGGCCCAGCGGTGTCACGGCATCCATCAGGTGCGCACGGTGCCCTCGCTCGCCGTCAGCGTGCTGCGCGCCACCGCGGAGCTGCTCGTCACGGCCCTGGGCCTGATATGGCTGGCTCCGGGCAGCACGCCGTTCATCCTCCTGGGCGGCGGGCTCGCGCTCGCGGTTCCGCTGCTCGCCCAGCGCTCGCTCCTGGAGGCGGACCGCAGGATGCGCGACTTCGACGGCGTGCTGTCGCGCTTCTATCTGGACGCCATGCGCGGAGCGGTGGCGCTGCGCGCCCATCGCGCGGAGATGACGCTCAAGCGCGCCCACGAGGAGCCGCTGCACGAGTTCGTCCGCGCCGCGAGGACGCTGCTCAGCCGGGGCATCATCACCGACACGCTGGCGACGCTCGCCGCGACGGGAGGCTCGGTGGCCATCGTCCTCCACGCCATCTCGCGAGGCATCGAGCCGGGCGCCGTGCTGCTGCTCGTGTACTGGGCGCTGGCGCTCGCCACGGTGGGCAAGCAGCTGGCGGACGCGCTGCGCCTGTACCCCGCGGCGTCGTCGCTGACCGGCCGCATGATGGAGCCCTTGCTCGCGCCCGACGAGGTGGGCGCGGGGCTGGAGGTCGTGCCCGACGAGCCCAGCCCCCAAGCCCCGGCAGGCGTGGGCTTCGCGCTGCGGCAGGTGGAGGTGAAGGCCGCGGGCTTCACCGTGCTGGAGGGCATCGACGTGACGGTGCGGCCCGGGGAGCACGTGGCCATCGTCGGCCCGTCGGGCGCGGGCAAGTCGTCGCTCGTCGGAATCCTGCTGGGCTGGCACCGGCCGTCCTCCGGACGCGTGGAGGTGGATGGCCAGCCGCTGGAAGGCCAGGTGCTCGCGCGCCTGCGACGGCAGACGGCGTGGGTGGAGCCCGAGGTGACGCTGTGGAACAAGTCGCTGGTGGAGAACCTCGCGTACGGCGTGGAGACGGGTGACGTGCTGCCGCGCGTGGGCCAGGCCCTGCGCGCCGCGGACCTCATCGAGTTCCTGGACAAGCTCCCGCAGGGGCTCCAGACGCGGCTGGGCGAAGGCGGCAGCCTGCTGTCGGGCGGCCAGGGTCAGCGCGTGAGGTTGGGACGCGCGCTGCTGCGGCCCGGTGTGCGGCTGGCCATCTTCGACGAGCCCTTCCGCGGCCTGGAGCGAGACCGCCGCGCGTCGCTGCTGGAGCGCTCCCGCCAGGAGCTCTCCGGCGCCACGCTGCTGTGCATCATGCACGACATCGAGGAGACGATGACGTTCGACCGCGTCCTCGTCATCCAGGGCGGCAAGCTCGTGGAGGACGCCAACCCCCGGGAGCTCGCCGCGCGCGCGGACTCCGTGTACCGCTCGCTGCTCGACGAGGAGGCACGCATGCGCGAGACGCTGTCGGGCGGCGGCGGTTGGCGGCGGATGGTGCTGGAGCAGGGCCTGCTCATCGAGCGGCCCGCGACCGGTGGACGAAGCCAGGGGGAAGCGGCATGA
- a CDS encoding HlyD family secretion protein codes for MRVGEGMFPRTLRALVRGQGRSAVWLLPVGLFAVWGVWFVQARITVYEPSVQARLEVHREVYAVDSPVEGRLVKTHVELHRKVSAGEVLFELAQEQEARQLAEAEALMKGQGPQLEAARAELEAEQSALQAQQERGAASAEEARARLSEAEALARRAQEEKTRTEQLWARQLVSESEWHQVRTELERAQASEQAARAALARVKTDGTMQSTERRVRIAALRGDIARLESAENVARATVERLREEVERRVVRAPADGLLGETSSVRVGTQVKAGDRIATVVAGGDVRIVGQFSPATALGRVRAGQQARMKLEGFAWTEFGLARATVVAVASEARDGLVRVELSVDEMPPGVPMEHGLQGTVDIAVEEATPLRLVLRALGRGLGGPARARPLPSRAPGTLELSRGGR; via the coding sequence ATGAGAGTGGGTGAAGGGATGTTCCCGCGCACCTTGCGCGCGCTCGTCCGGGGACAAGGGCGGTCGGCGGTGTGGCTGTTGCCGGTGGGGCTGTTCGCGGTCTGGGGCGTGTGGTTCGTCCAGGCGCGCATCACCGTCTACGAGCCCAGCGTGCAGGCGCGACTGGAGGTCCACCGCGAGGTCTACGCCGTGGACTCTCCCGTGGAAGGGCGACTGGTGAAGACGCATGTGGAGCTCCACCGGAAGGTGAGCGCGGGGGAGGTGCTCTTCGAGCTGGCCCAGGAACAGGAGGCGCGGCAGCTCGCCGAGGCGGAGGCGCTCATGAAGGGCCAGGGTCCCCAGCTGGAGGCGGCCCGCGCGGAGCTGGAGGCGGAGCAGAGCGCGCTGCAGGCCCAGCAGGAGCGTGGCGCGGCCAGCGCGGAGGAGGCTCGCGCCCGCCTGTCGGAAGCCGAAGCCCTGGCGCGCCGAGCGCAGGAGGAGAAGACGCGCACCGAGCAGCTCTGGGCGCGGCAGCTGGTGAGCGAGTCGGAGTGGCATCAGGTGCGCACGGAGCTGGAGCGCGCGCAGGCGTCGGAGCAGGCCGCGCGCGCGGCGCTGGCTCGCGTGAAGACGGATGGGACCATGCAGAGCACCGAGCGGCGCGTGCGCATCGCCGCGCTGCGCGGGGACATCGCGCGGCTCGAGTCCGCGGAGAACGTCGCGCGGGCCACCGTGGAGCGGCTGCGCGAGGAGGTGGAGCGCCGCGTGGTGAGGGCCCCCGCGGACGGGCTGCTCGGTGAGACGAGCTCCGTGCGCGTGGGCACACAGGTGAAGGCGGGAGACCGCATCGCCACCGTCGTCGCGGGCGGAGACGTGCGCATCGTCGGGCAGTTCTCCCCGGCCACCGCGCTGGGTCGCGTGCGCGCGGGGCAGCAGGCGCGCATGAAGCTGGAGGGCTTCGCCTGGACGGAGTTCGGGCTGGCACGGGCCACCGTCGTGGCCGTGGCGAGCGAGGCCCGCGACGGGCTGGTGCGCGTGGAGCTGTCCGTGGACGAGATGCCGCCGGGTGTCCCGATGGAGCATGGCCTCCAGGGCACCGTGGACATCGCCGTCGAGGAGGCCACGCCCCTGCGGCTGGTGCTCCGCGCGCTGGGACGAGGCCTCGGAGGACCGGCGCGGGCGCGTCCGCTGCCCTCGCGCGCGCCGGGGACGTTGGAGCTGTCGCGGGGGGGGCGCTGA
- a CDS encoding LysR family transcriptional regulator, whose translation MHSLANIDAFVRAVEEGDFTRAAKKLNLTASAVSRRISRLEEELGVKLFQRTTRALRLTDDGRDFHARCQRLLAELEDAKESLSRSREQPTGRLRVEAPQVIGQLVLAPALPPFLARHPGLELHLTLRDAVVDPVAEGADVLLRMGRLEDSGLVARKLTTTRLVACASPDYLARRGTPATPADLARHDCLGFLRDGVTTDWLLREGDEAVRVTPRGSLHTNHGATLRDAALMGLGIAWLFDFMVARELASGALVRVLEPFSRESRPIHVLHPPAPHLPARVRVFLDFVATLLPTAKGR comes from the coding sequence ATGCACTCGCTGGCGAACATCGACGCCTTCGTCCGGGCCGTGGAGGAAGGCGACTTCACGCGGGCCGCGAAGAAGCTCAACCTCACGGCCTCGGCGGTGAGCCGGCGCATCTCCCGGCTGGAGGAGGAGCTGGGCGTGAAGCTCTTCCAACGCACCACCCGCGCGCTGCGCCTCACCGACGACGGGCGGGACTTCCACGCCCGCTGCCAGCGCCTCCTCGCGGAGTTGGAGGACGCGAAGGAATCCCTCTCCCGCTCTCGCGAGCAGCCCACCGGCAGGCTCCGCGTGGAGGCCCCCCAGGTCATCGGGCAGCTCGTCCTCGCCCCCGCCCTGCCCCCCTTCCTCGCGCGCCACCCAGGCCTGGAGCTGCACCTCACGCTGCGCGACGCCGTGGTGGACCCCGTCGCGGAGGGCGCGGATGTGCTCCTCCGCATGGGACGGCTGGAGGACTCCGGCCTCGTGGCCCGGAAGCTGACCACCACGAGGCTGGTGGCCTGCGCGTCCCCGGACTACCTCGCCCGGCGAGGGACCCCCGCCACCCCCGCCGACCTCGCCCGCCACGACTGCCTGGGCTTCCTGCGCGACGGCGTCACCACGGACTGGCTGCTGCGCGAGGGTGACGAAGCCGTGCGGGTGACACCTCGGGGAAGCCTCCACACCAACCACGGCGCGACCCTCCGCGACGCGGCCTTGATGGGGCTGGGCATCGCGTGGCTGTTCGACTTCATGGTGGCGCGAGAGCTGGCGTCCGGAGCGCTGGTCCGCGTGCTGGAGCCCTTCTCTCGCGAGTCGCGCCCCATCCACGTCCTGCACCCACCCGCTCCCCACCTCCCCGCGCGGGTCCGCGTGTTCCTCGACTTCGTCGCCACGCTGCTTCCCACCGCGAAGGGCCGCTAG
- a CDS encoding mechanosensitive ion channel family protein, with amino-acid sequence MDAVIEQLRTLALAQAFPFLLKAIGALVLWFVGRAIINAFRRVLYLTLHKRQFDATLIRYIESLFAGSLTILLLLGILGMMGFETTSFAALLAAAGIAIGTAWSGLLSNFAAGIFLLVLRPFRVGDEISAAGVTGMVQEIGLFATTIDTGDNLRISVGNNRLFGDNIVNFSHHPHRRITIKVPLMHGCDVHGLMKAFLQRVEQVDGVMDQPAPGVGVAEFTAQGPVIAIGVCCKPSTAGAVTGAITLAAAEVLISTGYVVPPQLAMSDIAKAS; translated from the coding sequence ATGGACGCCGTCATCGAACAACTCAGGACCCTGGCTCTCGCCCAGGCCTTCCCCTTCCTGCTCAAGGCCATTGGCGCATTGGTGTTGTGGTTCGTGGGTCGAGCCATCATCAATGCCTTCCGGCGCGTGCTGTACCTCACGCTGCACAAGCGTCAGTTCGACGCCACGCTCATCCGCTACATCGAGTCGCTGTTCGCCGGCTCCCTCACCATCCTCCTGCTGCTCGGCATCCTGGGGATGATGGGCTTCGAGACCACGTCCTTCGCCGCGCTGCTGGCCGCGGCCGGTATCGCCATCGGTACGGCGTGGTCCGGCCTGCTCTCCAACTTCGCCGCGGGCATCTTCCTGCTCGTGCTGCGCCCCTTCCGCGTGGGCGATGAAATCTCCGCCGCGGGCGTGACGGGCATGGTGCAGGAGATTGGCCTCTTCGCCACCACCATCGACACGGGCGACAACCTGCGCATCTCCGTGGGCAACAACCGGCTCTTCGGCGACAACATCGTCAACTTCAGCCACCACCCGCACCGGCGAATCACCATCAAGGTGCCGCTGATGCACGGCTGCGACGTGCACGGCTTGATGAAGGCCTTCCTGCAGCGGGTGGAGCAGGTGGACGGCGTCATGGACCAGCCCGCGCCTGGCGTGGGCGTGGCGGAGTTCACCGCGCAGGGCCCGGTGATTGCCATTGGCGTGTGCTGCAAGCCCTCCACGGCGGGCGCCGTCACGGGCGCCATCACCCTGGCCGCCGCGGAGGTCCTCATCTCCACCGGCTATGTCGTGCCGCCGCAGCTCGCGATGTCGGACATCGCCAAGGCGAGCTGA
- a CDS encoding PilZ domain-containing protein, producing the protein MGSPRVNALEEYKSLLERQRTQALGPEEEQRLELLRDVLLELGALPPEGSQLPVRAARAEAVLEVTFATQDDVVRAYSKNIGAGGLAIRTTRALPVGSTLELRITLPDTPQALRTLAQVAWSRDDEMGVAFTQLPPEAERRLKLFLTQDASLLQRVRGVLKADVMQWLTKDVRELGKGPSPQAAPAVELDTRVPVLVSLTDTRLLALVSELFEQKGLRIATDTTRPAPIIVVDTGTALDVLSTAARPGTRVIMVNVSGPDSLMGRLTNLNPAAFVKHPASAASVLLAVEKLLAVTKTP; encoded by the coding sequence ATGGGAAGTCCACGTGTCAACGCGCTGGAGGAGTACAAGTCCCTGTTGGAACGCCAACGCACGCAGGCGCTCGGCCCCGAGGAAGAGCAGCGCCTGGAGCTGCTGCGCGACGTGCTCCTGGAGCTGGGCGCCCTTCCTCCCGAAGGCAGTCAGCTGCCCGTCCGCGCCGCGCGCGCGGAGGCTGTGCTCGAGGTGACATTCGCCACCCAGGACGACGTGGTGCGCGCGTACAGCAAGAACATCGGCGCCGGAGGACTGGCCATCCGGACGACGCGCGCGCTGCCGGTGGGCAGCACCTTGGAGCTGCGCATCACCCTCCCCGACACACCCCAGGCCCTGCGCACCCTCGCGCAGGTGGCGTGGTCTCGGGACGACGAGATGGGCGTGGCCTTCACCCAGCTGCCTCCGGAGGCGGAGCGACGGCTGAAGCTCTTCCTGACGCAGGACGCGTCGCTGCTCCAGCGCGTGCGCGGCGTGCTGAAGGCGGACGTGATGCAGTGGCTGACCAAGGACGTGCGCGAGCTGGGCAAGGGCCCTTCGCCCCAGGCCGCCCCCGCCGTGGAGCTGGACACCCGCGTGCCCGTGTTGGTGAGCCTGACGGACACGCGCCTGCTCGCGCTGGTCTCCGAGCTGTTCGAGCAGAAGGGCCTGCGCATCGCGACGGACACCACGCGGCCCGCGCCCATCATCGTCGTGGACACCGGCACCGCGCTCGACGTGCTCAGCACCGCGGCCCGCCCCGGCACCCGCGTCATCATGGTCAACGTCAGCGGCCCGGACTCGCTGATGGGGCGGCTGACGAACCTCAACCCCGCCGCCTTCGTGAAGCACCCGGCCAGCGCCGCCTCGGTGCTGCTGGCGGTGGAGAAGCTGCTCGCCGTCACGAAGACGCCTTGA
- a CDS encoding lysophospholipid acyltransferase family protein has protein sequence MSSLLRWTVACAAMPPLLLPALALGPLRPSSSDALMRTWCLWARRVFGVDVEVVDHNEGGYDDGAPYVFLQLNQTSLSEAFVTTAALPRWALIFMNIEFAALPFIGWVPVSQGSVVVVRQWSAQARRAVDRAADALRRGACFYMSIEGRRSPDGALGPYKKGAAVLAIRSGARIVPMVFHGARDVLPFGEWRVRPGRVRVELLPAIETEGMSYEDRDALVERLRSLAQAQGLGRPPG, from the coding sequence TTGAGTAGCCTCCTTCGCTGGACCGTGGCCTGTGCCGCGATGCCTCCCCTGCTGCTCCCCGCGCTCGCGCTGGGGCCGCTGCGCCCGAGCTCCTCGGATGCACTCATGCGCACCTGGTGTCTCTGGGCGCGTCGCGTCTTCGGTGTGGACGTGGAGGTGGTGGACCACAACGAGGGTGGGTACGACGACGGCGCGCCGTATGTCTTCCTCCAGCTGAACCAGACGAGCCTGAGCGAGGCGTTCGTCACCACCGCGGCGCTTCCCCGGTGGGCGCTCATCTTCATGAACATCGAGTTCGCGGCGCTGCCCTTCATCGGGTGGGTGCCGGTGTCGCAAGGCTCCGTGGTGGTGGTGCGCCAATGGAGCGCGCAGGCGCGGCGCGCCGTGGACCGGGCCGCGGACGCCCTGCGCAGGGGCGCCTGCTTCTACATGTCCATCGAGGGCCGCCGCAGCCCCGACGGCGCGCTGGGGCCGTACAAGAAGGGCGCGGCGGTGCTCGCCATCCGCTCCGGGGCCCGCATCGTCCCCATGGTGTTTCATGGCGCGCGGGACGTGCTCCCCTTCGGAGAATGGCGTGTGCGGCCGGGGCGCGTGCGCGTGGAGCTCCTCCCCGCCATCGAGACGGAGGGGATGTCCTACGAGGACCGGGACGCACTGGTGGAGCGGCTGCGCTCACTGGCGCAGGCCCAGGGACTGGGGCGTCCGCCAGGCTGA
- a CDS encoding amidase: MAYQRNPVKAPRVSGLALKAFVNTLESSVGAPVLEKLVRDSGITPWRELSPGDAPPLQFPLPPGAPATEPQSPAEQSVRAIAARASPPERETVGAFMRAYREGRTDPVAVARRLNEALDTLEQGEARMGMFITRKPEEVLRAAEASAERLRAGRPLSVLDGVPVVVKDEVDVAGYPTTLGTRFRTQVASVDATVTARLRAAGALILGKANMQEIGINPIGLNPHHGAARNPWNRGHITGGSSSGSAAVVAAGLCPLSVGADGGGSIRIPAALCGIVGLKATWGRIPETGVPPLCWNVGHVGPMGLTVDDVAALYALLAGPDGKDVVSQTQPAHHLSGYERADLTGIRLGICWPYFEDAAPDVVARCKDAVKALTDAGAAVVEIPAPDLNTVLWTHSCIILSEMAESMLPHTRERVSDFGLDSRTNLAIGRHFRATDLVHALRHRHRLTRELLAVMSGVDVIITPTTAISAPPIPESTLPDGESNLQVADALMRFVREGNLTGFPALSVPAGHDRAGLPVGVQLMGRPFEEHLLLRLGRVVESATPVRTPSLHVTALR, from the coding sequence ATGGCCTATCAACGCAATCCCGTGAAGGCGCCGCGCGTGTCGGGGCTCGCGCTCAAGGCGTTCGTCAACACCCTGGAGAGCTCGGTCGGAGCTCCCGTGTTGGAGAAGCTGGTGCGGGACAGTGGCATCACCCCGTGGCGGGAGCTGTCGCCCGGAGACGCGCCGCCGCTTCAGTTCCCCCTGCCGCCCGGTGCTCCCGCGACGGAGCCCCAGTCCCCGGCCGAGCAGTCCGTGCGCGCCATCGCCGCGCGGGCCTCTCCGCCGGAGCGGGAGACGGTGGGCGCGTTCATGCGGGCCTATCGCGAGGGACGCACGGACCCCGTCGCCGTGGCGCGCCGGCTGAATGAGGCGCTGGACACGTTGGAGCAGGGCGAAGCGCGCATGGGGATGTTCATCACGCGCAAGCCGGAGGAGGTGCTGCGAGCCGCGGAGGCCTCCGCGGAGCGCCTGCGCGCCGGCCGTCCGTTGAGCGTGTTGGACGGCGTGCCGGTGGTGGTGAAGGACGAGGTGGACGTGGCGGGCTATCCCACGACGCTGGGCACCCGGTTCAGGACCCAGGTGGCGTCGGTGGATGCGACGGTGACCGCGCGCCTGCGGGCCGCGGGGGCGCTCATCCTGGGCAAGGCCAACATGCAGGAGATTGGCATCAACCCCATCGGGCTGAATCCGCACCACGGCGCCGCGCGCAACCCGTGGAACCGGGGGCACATCACCGGCGGCAGCTCCAGTGGCTCGGCGGCCGTGGTGGCCGCGGGCCTGTGCCCGTTGAGTGTCGGCGCGGACGGCGGGGGCTCCATCCGCATCCCCGCGGCGCTGTGCGGCATCGTCGGCCTCAAGGCCACCTGGGGCCGCATCCCCGAGACGGGCGTGCCGCCGCTCTGCTGGAACGTGGGCCACGTCGGGCCCATGGGGCTGACGGTCGACGACGTCGCGGCCCTGTATGCGCTGCTCGCCGGGCCCGATGGCAAGGACGTGGTGTCGCAGACGCAGCCCGCGCACCACCTGTCTGGCTATGAGCGCGCGGACCTGACGGGAATCCGGCTGGGCATCTGCTGGCCGTACTTCGAGGACGCCGCGCCCGACGTGGTGGCGCGCTGCAAGGACGCGGTGAAGGCGCTCACGGACGCGGGCGCGGCGGTGGTGGAGATTCCCGCGCCGGACCTGAACACGGTGCTCTGGACGCACAGCTGCATCATCCTGAGCGAGATGGCGGAGTCGATGCTGCCGCACACACGCGAGCGCGTCTCCGACTTCGGGCTCGACTCGCGCACCAACCTGGCCATCGGCCGGCACTTCCGCGCCACGGACCTGGTGCACGCGCTGCGACACCGCCACCGGCTGACGCGAGAGCTGCTGGCGGTCATGTCCGGCGTGGACGTCATCATCACCCCCACGACTGCCATCTCCGCGCCCCCCATCCCCGAGTCGACGCTTCCCGACGGCGAGTCGAACCTCCAGGTCGCGGACGCGCTGATGCGCTTCGTGCGCGAGGGCAACCTGACGGGCTTCCCCGCGCTGTCCGTCCCCGCGGGCCATGACCGCGCTGGCCTGCCCGTGGGCGTGCAGCTCATGGGGCGGCCCTTCGAGGAGCACCTGCTCCTGCGCCTGGGGCGCGTGGTGGAGAGCGCCACGCCCGTGCGCACGCCTTCGCTCCACGTCACCGCCTTGCGGTGA
- a CDS encoding glycoside hydrolase family 6 protein yields the protein MRWNQQGGWLPVVLAASVWSACGPASPPAPEPDSPGVVSAGLAELVVNGDFSGGSVAPWWSGPNTQSVVENGRLRVNVTGGTANPWDAPMGQDGIALVNGQSYTLAFTASASAPVTVRVTAQLGTAPYTAPLDQRITLDGTPRSFSFPFTSNLGTTAGQVTFQLGGAGAFSAFLDNISLSTGGGGGGGGGPLGMTSGFYVDPDSNPAVWVRNNGWDSRAASIQGAIASKAGAKWFGNWSGDIASAVSSYVAAADAADKLPVLVAYNIPGRDCGSHSGGGAGSPEAYRTWISAFVTGLGNRPAVVIIEPDAVAQLDCLPNDTERGTRLGLLRYATEQLRDRAPNTWAYLDGGNAGWIAADTMAQRLESAGARNIRGFALNVSNYYPTDASTAYGAAVNGALNTRYAYTRPFVVDTSRNGNGHNGDWCNPAGRKLGAVSQTGGGAEMLLWVKVPGDSDGNCGIAPNTPAGQFSPDIAMRLISGT from the coding sequence ATGCGATGGAATCAACAGGGGGGCTGGCTCCCCGTGGTGCTGGCGGCGTCCGTCTGGAGTGCGTGTGGCCCGGCGTCTCCGCCCGCGCCCGAGCCGGACTCTCCCGGCGTGGTCTCCGCGGGGCTCGCCGAGCTCGTCGTGAACGGAGACTTCAGCGGAGGCTCGGTGGCGCCCTGGTGGAGCGGCCCCAACACGCAGTCGGTGGTGGAGAACGGGCGGCTGCGGGTCAACGTCACGGGCGGCACGGCGAATCCGTGGGATGCGCCCATGGGACAGGATGGCATCGCCCTGGTGAACGGTCAGTCGTACACCTTGGCCTTCACCGCGTCCGCCTCCGCGCCCGTGACGGTGCGGGTGACGGCGCAGCTGGGGACGGCGCCGTACACCGCGCCGCTGGACCAGCGCATCACCCTGGATGGCACGCCGCGCTCGTTCTCGTTCCCCTTCACCTCGAACCTGGGCACGACGGCCGGACAGGTGACCTTCCAGCTGGGCGGCGCGGGGGCCTTCTCCGCGTTCCTGGACAACATCTCGCTCTCCACGGGAGGCGGAGGCGGTGGGGGCGGCGGGCCGCTGGGGATGACCAGCGGCTTCTACGTCGACCCGGACTCCAACCCCGCGGTGTGGGTGCGCAACAACGGCTGGGACTCGCGCGCGGCGAGCATCCAGGGCGCCATCGCGAGCAAGGCGGGGGCGAAGTGGTTCGGCAACTGGAGCGGAGACATCGCCTCGGCGGTCTCCAGCTACGTCGCCGCGGCGGACGCGGCGGACAAGCTCCCGGTGCTGGTGGCCTACAACATCCCCGGGCGTGACTGCGGCAGCCACTCGGGCGGTGGCGCGGGCAGCCCCGAGGCCTACCGGACGTGGATCTCCGCGTTCGTCACCGGCCTGGGCAACCGCCCCGCCGTGGTCATCATCGAGCCCGACGCGGTGGCGCAGCTCGACTGCCTCCCCAACGACACCGAGCGCGGCACGCGGCTGGGCCTCTTGCGGTACGCGACGGAGCAGCTGCGGGACCGCGCGCCGAACACCTGGGCCTACCTGGATGGAGGCAACGCGGGCTGGATTGCCGCCGACACCATGGCGCAACGGCTGGAATCCGCCGGTGCGCGCAACATCCGAGGCTTCGCCCTCAACGTGTCGAACTACTACCCCACGGACGCCTCCACCGCGTACGGCGCGGCGGTCAACGGCGCGCTGAACACGCGCTATGCGTACACGCGCCCCTTCGTGGTGGACACCAGCCGCAATGGCAATGGGCACAACGGCGACTGGTGCAACCCCGCGGGCCGCAAGCTGGGCGCGGTGTCCCAGACGGGGGGCGGCGCGGAGATGCTGCTGTGGGTGAAGGTGCCTGGGGACTCCGACGGAAACTGCGGCATCGCGCCGAACACGCCCGCGGGTCAGTTCAGTCCCGACATCGCGATGCGCCTCATCTCGGGTACGTGA